One genomic segment of Saccharomyces kudriavzevii IFO 1802 strain IFO1802 genome assembly, chromosome: 8 includes these proteins:
- the RPC10 gene encoding DNA-directed RNA polymerase core subunit RPC10 (similar to Saccharomyces cerevisiae RPC10 (YHR143W-A); ancestral locus Anc_2.87): MSREGFQIPTNLDAAAAGTSQARTATLKYICAECSSKLSLSRTDAVRCKDCGHRILLKARTKRLVQFEAR; the protein is encoded by the coding sequence ATGTCTCGTGAAGGGTTCCAAATTCCAACAAATTTAGATGCCGCTGCCGCGGGTACCTCCCAGGCTAGAACTGCAACTTTGAAGTATATATGCGCTGAATGTTCTAGTAAATTATCTTTATCTAGAACTGATGCTGTTCGTTGTAAGGACTGTGGCCACagaattttattgaaagcTAGAACTAAGAGATTGGTTCAATTCGAAGCTAGATAA
- the DCD1 gene encoding deoxycytidine monophosphate deaminase (similar to Saccharomyces cerevisiae DCD1 (YHR144C); ancestral locus Anc_2.84), giving the protein MLVGVSGTKFCGCEEVIQLLVDHFHFELLNYLNNSDEILDYATKNYTKNSVVFLETLSLLEKLEKRPFFIHLSVDASVTARVALYKRVNSARNLQLEKMIQAIDEHDFQPEGIKLRERSHLKFKIVNEDCDRKKQSLIDNITAQLKILGNNGQSSKEKAPLMRPSWDSYFMKLATLAASRSNCMKRRVGCVIVRECRVIATGYNGTPRHLTNCFNGGCPRCNDGDSRNLHTCLCLHAEENALLEAGRDRVGQNATLYCDTCPCLTCSVKIVQTGISEVVYSQTYRMDEESFIVLRNAGITVRQFSFMEEPRIVMI; this is encoded by the coding sequence ATGTTGGTTGGAGTGAGCGGTACTAAGTTTTGTGGTTGTGAAGAAGTAATTCAATTATTGGTCgatcattttcatttcgaATTACTGAATTATCTGAATAATTCTGATGAGATCTTGGATTATGCGACTAAAAATTACACAAAAAACTCGGTTGTGTTCTTAGAGACGTTATCCTTATTGGAGAAGTTGGAAAAAAGgccttttttcattcatcTTTCCGTCGATGCTTCAGTAACTGCAAGAGTAGCCTTATACAAAAGAGTGAACTCTGCGAGAAATTtgcaattggaaaagatGATTCAAGCCATTGATGAGCACGATTTTCAACCTGAAGGTATTAAGTTAAGAGAACGATCACAcctgaaattcaaaatagtCAATGAAGACTGTGATCGAAAGAAGCAAAGCTTAATCGATAATATCACCGCCCAATTGAAAATTCTTGGTAACAACGGGCAAAGCAGCAAAGAAAAGGCTCCGCTGATGAGGCCTAGTTGGGATAGCTACTTTATGAAGCTAGCCACGTTGGCGGCATCTCGTTCCAATTGCATGAAACGTAGGGTTGGTTGTGTAATTGTAAGGGAATGCAGAGTCATTGCCACTGGTTACAACGGGACGCCTCGACATCTAACCAATTGTTTTAACGGTGGTTGTCCACGTTGCAATGATGGTGATTCTAGAAACCTGCACACTTGTTTATGTTTACATGCAGAAGAAAACGCCTTACTAGAGGCTGGTAGGGACCGTGTAGGCCAAAATGCAACTTTATATTGTGATACTTGCCCCTGCTTAACCTGTTCTGTAAAGATCGTTCAAACAGGAATCAGTGAAGTGGTCTATAGCCAAACCTACAGGATGGATGAAGAGAGCTTCATAGTTTTAAGGAATGCAGGGATTACTGTTCGACAATTCAGTTTTATGGAAGAACCAAGAATTGTAATGATTTGA
- the CRP1 gene encoding Crp1p (similar to Saccharomyces cerevisiae CRP1 (YHR146W) and MDG1 (YNL173C); ancestral locus Anc_2.81): MLHHFLSFLMKCVTLPKESGVAQIVETRSHRQINNSGKDKDKVLRHLFLLLLYTNKESIKHTTKSNRIVKMSEDLVFDYTFSWPAGPEDVILTGTFDDWRGTLPLVKTAKGNFEITMPVKLADKNYKFQFKFIVDGVWCVSDSYKKEHVSEGIENNFLEITDLVETQEVVGASRIPEAGGLLCGKPSRAAGPPSTSNRKKGKRNNKKRRSKLKKKNSKGNRKSSESLDGGEEEKEGEDGMTGTTTEDITGTSREETPLAEPVDTSNEAPGNFHILPIDQNTSTTQSNNLIGGPGPVLVPNPNEIKEFSEIRDVDAKELNERLNKKIQVPEPAVEPSVDAPAVAKAAELPQTDEPVAEIETNASKVQDPASQLGTVTSVKALATPKAQMPIRKSSQDEPVGETVQLELVEKHEPTGDAVDTFKETEGKLEQEEVFTLDPGATKDSKPVLAEYPQGERKKSPAVSEEKEKKKKKKRQEGKCSKEIKRSESTSEKKRSTKESKKVPVKPLKKQTASPLSSTSEEPKKKKTGFFGKLKKLFK; the protein is encoded by the coding sequence ATGTTGcaccattttctttcttttttgatgaaatgcGTTACCCTTCCGAAAGAAAGTGGCGTTGCTCAAATTGTTGAAACTCGATCTCATCGCCAAATAAACAATTCGGGCAAGGATAAGGACAAGGTTTTACGCCATTTGTTTTTACTTCTCTTATATACAAATAAAGAAAGCATCAAACACACTACGAAAAGTAACCGGATAGTAAAGATGAGCGAGGACCTCGTGTTTGACTACACTTTTAGCTGGCCTGCTGGCCCCGAAGACGTTATCCTAACTGGAACGTTTGATGACTGGAGAGGTACTTTACCCCTCGTGAAGACCGCTAAGGGCAATTTCGAAATAACTATGCCTGTTAAATTGGCTGACAAGAATTATAAATTTCAGTTTAAGTTTATTGTGGACGGTGTCTGGTGCGTCAGTGATTCATACAAGAAAGAGCATGTTAGTGAGGGAATCGAAaacaattttcttgaaatcacAGATCTGGTTGAAACTCAAGAAGTCGTTGGCGCTAGCAGAATCCCAGAGGCAGGTGGCTTACTATGTGGTAAACCTTCCCGAGCAGCAGGGCCACCTTCTACAAGTAATAGAAAGAAGggcaaaagaaacaacaagaaaaggagatctaagttgaagaagaagaacagtAAGGGCAACAGGAAGTCGAGTGAGAGTTTGGATGGTggcgaagaagaaaaggaggGTGAAGACGGGATGACCGGAACCACTACTGAAGATATAACCGGCACGTCAAGGGAGGAAACTCCATTAGCGGAACCCGTGGATACTTCCAATGAAGCTCCAGGCAACTTTCATATCCTACCAATCGATCAAAATACAAGCACCACTCAGTCAAACAATCTTATTGGCGGACCAGGTCCTGTTCTGGTCCCCAACCcaaatgaaatcaaagaattcaGCGAAATTAGAGACGTCGATGCTAAAGAGCTGAACGAGAGAttaaataagaaaattcaaGTTCCTGAACCTGCCGTTGAACCTTCCGTTGATGCACCAGCTGTGGCGAAGGCGGCTGAACTTCCACAAACTGATGAACCCGTTGCTGAAATTGAGACAAACGCTTCCAAAGTGCAAGACCCCGCTTCTCAATTGGGAACAGTTACCTCGGTTAAAGCACTAGCCACTCCAAAAGCCCAAATGCCTATTCGCAAATCCTCACAAGATGAACCAGTAGGGGAGACTGTACAACTTGAATTGGTGGAGAAGCATGAACCTACTGGAGATGCTGTGGACACATTTAAAGAAACAGAAGGCAAGCTTGAACAGGAGGAAGTTTTTACTTTGGACCCAGGTGCTACCAAAGATTCTAAACCAGTCTTGGCAGAATATCCCCAAGGTGAACGTAAAAAATCACCTGCAgtttctgaagaaaaagaaaagaaaaaaaagaagaaaagacagGAGGGAAAGTGCTctaaagaaatcaagagATCAGAATCTACCtcagaaaagaaacgttCTACTAAAGAATCTAAAAAAGTACCCGTGAAACCTCTAAAGAAGCAGACAGCTTCTCCTTTGTCGTCAACATCTGAAGAgccaaaaaagaaaaagactggtttctttggcaaattgaaaaagctaTTTAAATAA
- the MRPL6 gene encoding mitochondrial 54S ribosomal protein uL6m (similar to Saccharomyces cerevisiae MRPL6 (YHR147C); ancestral locus Anc_5.109): protein MSFIQKRLLSQSFFLCSQVGSLPLYLLPEVQISIGALALPRTIRKGRTSLNISQNITVEGPKGTLFLEVPDFLQLDRDEKHGKINVVVQNAEDKHQRSMWGTVRSLINNHIIGVTEGHLAVLRFVGTGYRAQLENDGRFVNIKVGASIKQGLDVPEGISVKSPAPTSLIIEGCDKQQVLLFAAKLRKFHPPEPYKGKGIYVNDETIKLKDKKIK, encoded by the coding sequence ATGTCGTTTATTCAGAAAAGACTACTGTCACagtccttttttttgtgcTCCCAAGTGGGGTCCTTACCGCTTTATCTATTACCTGAAGTTCAGATTTCCATAGGTGCATTGGCTCTACCCAGAACTATAAGAAAGGGCAGAACTTCATTGAATATATCACAGAATATTACTGTAGAGGGCCCCAAAGGTACATTATTCCTGGAAGTCCCTGATTTTTTGCAGTTAGACAGAGATGAAAAGCATGGTAAAATAAACGTTGTGGTTCAGAATGCAGAAGATAAGCATCAGCGTTCCATGTGGGGTACAGTAAGATCACTTATAAACAACCATATTATCGGTGTTACCGAGGGCCATCTTGCTGTACTTAGATTTGTAGGGACAGGTTACAGGGCCCAGTTAGAAAATGATGGTAGATTTGTCAATATTAAAGTGGGTGCCTCTATTAAACAAGGATTGGACGTTCCCGAAGGTATTAGCGTCAAATCACCTGCTCCTACATCTCTTATTATTGAAGGATGTGATAAACAGCAGGTTCTTCTCTTTGCTGCCAAATTGAGAAAATTCCATCCCCCAGAACCATATAAGGGTAAAGGAATTTACGTTAATGACGAAACGATAAAACTTAAggacaaaaaaatcaaatga
- the IMP3 gene encoding snoRNA-binding rRNA-processing protein IMP3 (similar to Saccharomyces cerevisiae IMP3 (YHR148W); ancestral locus Anc_5.108): protein MVRKLKHHEQKLLKKVDFLDWKQDQGHRDTQVMRTYHIQNREDYHKYNRICGDIRRLANKLSLLPPTDLFRRKHEQLLLDKLYAIGVLTTKSKISDLENKVTVSAVCRRRLPVIMHRLKMAETIQDAVKFIEQGHVRVGPNLINDPAYLVTRNMEDYVTWVDNSKIKKTLLRYRNQIDDFDFS, encoded by the coding sequence ATGGTTAGAAAACTAAAACATCATGAACAGAaactattgaaaaaagtagaCTTCCTTGATTGGAAGCAGGATCAAGGCCATCGTGATACTCAGGTTATGAGAACATatcatattcaaaatcgtGAGGATTATCATAAATACAACAGGATATGTGGTGATATTCGTCGCCTCGCTAATAAACTATCATTGTTACCTCCCACTGATCTATTTCGTCGGAAACATGAGCAATTACTCTTAGATAAGCTATATGCTATAGGTGTCCTGACTACAAAATCCAAGATATCCGATCTAGAGAATAAAGTTACGGTCAGTGCCGTTTGTAGGAGACGCTTACCTGTAATAATGCACAGATTGAAAATGGCGGAAACTATACAGGATGCAGTCAAGTTTATTGAACAGGGTCACGTTCGCGTGGGTCCAAATTTGATCAACGATCCCGCTTACCTCGTGACGAGGAATATGGAAGACTACGTCACTTGGGTTGACAACTCTaagatcaagaaaactttGTTGAGATACAGAAACCAAatcgatgattttgatttttcctAG
- the SKG6 gene encoding Skg6p (similar to Saccharomyces cerevisiae TOS2 (YGR221C) and SKG6 (YHR149C); ancestral locus Anc_5.107) has translation MYHTHMSGSPASVTSVVSVSDAIYTYERLSRRDDDDSSSSSSASSTGNSKSAKCTGSKQSCELPTDSNHSTNVTVGVAVAVPVGVIIIVLAVILYIVYRRSKKEAEEDNDPDFEGDSEFLPAMHNYIPGMNHPYSSDSQQDLVEKALHQPPSDPFADSMDNMRSVTPPGIGQSWYVDPFQLPQESSDSSSLRDYAMKVQSDGFGGYKAAANSRNASQMSFHPDSFYTPVRAPSRFQEDGSIQSHASPVDKNQVFSGFATGDAHKQSHVPYEVNDTATVSKKGGGSDESEESSSNDAFEFELDNNSEMSHRKSLQVGTNDDYELQDIKGPEHTDDSSGSKDEGEECYVSHLSPNEEEGIQRMRSIYQVYLDRSKTMKKEQDELDGANAISKSGAGFDSVNQNPLPSIQISDNDNIEVPEAKYPGHEVFVVKDTISDGDGRETAPNQEQYPIQDTLAVNGTEAVASNRIASSIYSDAIPSLNHQDEYQQQEQSSVYDSYPQYSASEYNGHIQQGHSIPVAPIQQQQQWYGAPAPQQQQYNHPQTLETIGELPTPAYLAQSASSHSLTSFKGPNKQQLLQLQTARLNGTALNPVDHPEMFYSPTNDAYYAPQQQGQSMKYNENGVVPSPYQLRQSVVMTNPSDLIAKPTYKPAGSFRSVSATNSRNNSLTAQNNTYFQQQQQQQQQQYNSRVSGILEETDVVQPPSVGGILPHSGSQDDLRRQLGSSHNYAVN, from the coding sequence ATGTACCATACCCATATGAGTGGAAGTCCGGCTTCTGTGACTTCAGTAGTGAGTGTTTCTGACGCAATTTATACCTATGAAAGGCTTTCTAGGAGAGATGATGACGAttcatcatcgtcctcCTCTGCGTCCAGTACGGGAAATAGTAAGTCAGCTAAATGTACCGGCTCTAAGCAAAGCTGTGAACTACCCACGGATTCTAATCACAGCACTAATGTGACTGTCGGGGTTGCCGTTGCAGTACCAGTAGGTGTCATTATAATTGTCCTAGCTGTGATACTTTACATCGTGTATAGGAgaagtaaaaaagaagctgaagaagataatgatCCAGATTTCGAAGGCGATTCAGAATTTTTACCGGCAATGCATAATTATATACCTGGAATGAATCATCCGTACTCCAGTGACTCGCAGCAAGATCTCGTGGAAAAAGCTCTGCATCAACCGCCTTCAGATCCATTTGCTGATAGCATGGACAACATGAGAAGCGTTACTCCACCTGGAATCGGTCAGTCTTGGTATGTAGACCCGTTTCAACTTCCACAGGAGTCGAGCGACTCTAGTAGTTTGAGGGATTACGCTATGAAAGTGCAAAGTGATGGGTTCGGTGGCTATAAAGCGGCAGCTAACTCCAGAAATGCCAGTCAAATGTCTTTTCATCCTGATAGTTTTTATACGCCCGTAAGGGCACCTTCAAGATTCCAAGAGGACGGAAGTATTCAATCTCACGCCAGCCCTGTTGACAAAAATCAGGTCTTCAGCGGATTTGCTACAGGGGATGCGCATAAGCAATCGCACGTTCCTTACGAAGTGAATGATACAGCTACAGTTAGCAAAAAGGGTGGAGGTTCGGATGAGTCAGAAGAATCATCCAGCAACGACGCGTTCGAGTTTGAACTTGATAATAATTCGGAGATGTCTCACAGAAAGAGCCTGCAGGTCGGTACAAATGATGATTACGAACTCCAGGATATCAAAGGACCTGAACATACGGATGATAGTAGCGGAAGCAAAGATGAAGGGGAGGAATGTTACGTGTCGCACTTGTCACCTAATGAGGAAGAGGGTATTCAGAGAATGAGGAGTATCTACCAAGTCTATTTGGATAGATCtaaaacaatgaaaaaggaacaagATGAACTAGACGGTGCAAATGCCATATCAAAAAGCGGAGCTGGCTTCGACAGTGTAAACCAAAACCCACTACCTTCTATCCAAATTAGTGATAATGACAATATTGAGGTACCAGAAGCAAAATACCCGGGACATGAAGTCTTTGTTGTAAAAGATACCATTTCAGACGGAGACGGCCGAGAAACTGCCCCAAACCAGGAACAATACCCGATACAAGATACACTCGCCGTCAATGGTACGGAAGCAGTGGCATCTAATAGAATTGCTTCTTCTATTTATTCAGACGCAATTCCGTCTTTGAATCATCAAGATGAATACCAGCAACAGGAGCAATCGTCAGTATACGACAGCTACCCACAGTATTCTGCCTCTGAATACAACGGGCATATTCAACAAGGACATTCTATTCCGGTGGCGCCAAtccaacaacaacaacaatggtACGGTGCGCCAGCTCctcaacaacagcaatatAATCATCCTCAGACTCTAGAAACTATCGGGGAATTACCGACACCTGCATATTTAGCTCAATCAGCTTCGTCGCATTCATTAACATCTTTCAAGGGACCAAACAAGCAACAGCTTCTTCAATTACAAACCGCTAGATTAAACGGTACTGCATTAAATCCGGTGGATCATCCAGAGATGTTTTATTCGCCAACAAACGATGCTTACTATGCTCCACAACAGCAAGGCCAATCTATGAAATACAATGAAAATGGGGTGGTTCCCTCACCTTATCAATTAAGACAAAGTGTGGTGATGACGAACCCCTCAGACTTGATAGCAAAACCAACGTATAAACCAGCCGGTTCTTTCAGAAGTGTAAGTGCAACAAACTCAAGGAACAATAGTTTAACCGCACAAAACAACACGTATTtccagcagcagcagcagcagcagcagcagcagtaCAATTCTCGTGTTAGTGGAATATTAGAAGAAACGGATGTTGTACAACCACCCAGCGTTGGTGGTATTCTACCCCATAGCGGTTCACAGGACGATTTGAGAAGACAATTGGGCTCTTCCCATAATTATGCTGTCAATTGA